One Leifsonia shinshuensis DNA window includes the following coding sequences:
- a CDS encoding PP2C family protein-serine/threonine phosphatase, with product MTQIGRTNRRHTVVVPGGADARISLSWAALSDTGYRRSVNEDSLLARSPIFAVADGMGGHTAGDFASTAVVTRLAEKVRVDFVTQTALTDALRDAVGDMGRGVGQTDLGTGTTVTGIALTLADGAPYWLVFNIGDSRVYSFRDGTLEQLTVDHSIVQELLDAGAITPEEAEVHPHSNVITRAVGFNEDPVPDYFLFPIVAGSRLLVCSDGLTKELTEHGIRYYLGEGSSPLDAAQQLMDAALGNGGRDNVTVVVVDVLATPESGSHREGFPRRAARRH from the coding sequence GTGACCCAGATCGGGCGCACCAACCGGCGCCACACCGTGGTCGTGCCGGGCGGCGCAGACGCGCGCATCAGCCTGTCCTGGGCGGCGCTGTCGGACACCGGCTACCGCCGCAGCGTCAACGAGGACAGCCTCCTCGCGCGCTCGCCGATCTTCGCGGTCGCCGACGGCATGGGCGGCCACACGGCCGGCGACTTCGCCAGCACCGCGGTCGTGACCCGCCTGGCGGAGAAGGTGCGCGTCGACTTCGTCACGCAGACGGCGCTCACCGATGCGCTGCGCGATGCGGTCGGCGACATGGGCCGCGGCGTCGGCCAGACCGACCTCGGCACCGGGACCACGGTGACCGGCATCGCGCTCACGCTCGCGGACGGCGCGCCGTACTGGCTGGTGTTCAACATCGGCGACTCGCGCGTCTACAGCTTCCGCGACGGCACGCTGGAGCAGCTCACGGTGGACCACTCCATCGTGCAGGAGCTGCTGGACGCCGGGGCGATCACGCCGGAGGAGGCGGAGGTCCACCCGCACAGCAACGTGATCACGCGCGCGGTCGGGTTCAACGAGGACCCGGTGCCCGACTACTTCCTGTTCCCGATCGTCGCGGGCTCCCGGCTGCTGGTGTGCTCGGACGGGCTCACCAAGGAGCTCACCGAGCACGGCATTCGCTACTACCTCGGCGAGGGCAGCTCCCCGCTGGACGCCGCGCAGCAGCTCATGGACGCCGCGCTCGGCAACGGCGGGCGCGACAACGTGACCGTGGTCGTCGTCGACGTGCTCGCCACGCCCGAGAGCGGTTCGCATCGCGAAGGATTCCCGCGCCGGGCCGCGCGCCGGCACTGA
- a CDS encoding cache domain-containing protein, with amino-acid sequence MAEIAGTQTDAGVAAAAERVSALFARIQDSLGGWRHAILGDDGAGSASTTTPAALDSTVGALVIPLLREDDPLLVGAGFIAAPEFTGGDDLHFSWWLGPLEENPVFGSTSEPSRLDLASRSYSDYLRDFRSLEWYSIPQSTHRTHITGPYVDHLCACDYIVTVTSPVERGGRMIGVVGVDVYVKRLERELLPAMLAAGRPVVLVNDAGRAMVSTDPSVLVGAVVEAGDGAVRCAGTPFRLV; translated from the coding sequence ATGGCTGAGATCGCCGGGACGCAGACGGACGCCGGCGTGGCGGCCGCGGCCGAGCGGGTGAGCGCGCTGTTCGCCCGCATCCAGGACTCGCTCGGCGGCTGGCGACACGCCATCCTCGGGGACGACGGCGCGGGGAGCGCGTCCACCACGACTCCTGCCGCGCTCGACTCGACCGTCGGCGCGCTGGTCATCCCGCTGCTGCGCGAGGACGACCCGCTGCTGGTCGGCGCAGGTTTCATCGCCGCGCCCGAGTTCACCGGCGGCGACGACCTCCACTTCTCGTGGTGGCTCGGCCCGCTGGAGGAGAACCCGGTGTTCGGCTCGACCTCCGAGCCGAGCCGGCTCGATCTGGCGTCCCGGTCGTACTCCGACTATCTGCGCGACTTCCGCTCGCTGGAGTGGTACAGCATCCCGCAGTCCACCCACCGCACCCACATCACCGGCCCCTACGTCGACCACCTGTGCGCGTGCGACTACATCGTCACGGTGACCTCGCCGGTCGAGCGCGGCGGCCGGATGATCGGTGTGGTCGGCGTCGACGTCTACGTGAAGCGGCTGGAGCGCGAGCTGCTGCCGGCCATGCTCGCAGCGGGCCGCCCCGTCGTGCTGGTCAACGACGCCGGCCGGGCGATGGTCTCCACCGACCCGTCCGTGCTCGTCGGCGCGGTCGTCGAAGCGGGCGACGGGGCGGTCCGCTGCGCCGGCACCCCGTTCCGCCTGGTCTAA
- a CDS encoding Ig-like domain-containing protein: MIRAWLLAHKSIAATALSGTVVAAVVATLAVVSGGYSAQHLQLNDAAVWVASDAKKALGRANTQIDSLNSIVPGTGEALDVVQDGQNVLLLDKEANTAAVVDPATAQAGKSVALPPRSPQVAVAGDHVAMLSQTTGQLWLTSVSQLEQFNSGSAPTMDLGGRAVGAMDPSGVLFAYQPGTRSMVRVDLGGQQPASSTERVPTRGAGAHIQLTSAGGQWALFDPDEKTLWVSGRAIDLAAALGEDSDPILQAPSADGSAVWIATSSGLIRVPLDGTAPKRVLGTVSGAPAAPVVVGGCAYTAWNSGAAWHTCSTPSSGTRSTLSQVPSGAALAFRVNRDRVVLNDVRSGVSWAVQSGNTRIDNWDDLVSKKTTQELVDQSKQDTTPQYAKQEQPPVAVDDQFGARPGRVTPLPVLLNDYDPNGDVLTIDSFTAIPASQGTIELTNSDQLLQITLPETASGSLGFDYTISDGRGGTATAHVTVTVRTPQENSPPVCVRPAKAVVQAGGRVTTSTLSECYDPDGDPFYLAGASVPAPDTVTYTPQGQVAYSDHGQGGGLKDVALVLSDGRAEGAGQLAVTVQPPGQVPIIADPFAVVAYQGQETTVRPLDHVRGGNGVVRLSTVPSKADATITPDYQGGTFRFDSDQAGTHNIEYSVTDGVITATGVVRVEVKAPPGANTTPIAVPHTAFIREQSTQDVDVLSTDIDPSGGVLLVTGVTDPAASTGVKVQILQQRTLRVSLTRPLAAPVDFHYRLSNGLADAEGTVTVIQLPPLTVHQPPIAVPDSVAVRVSDTVDIPVLANDIQPDGDKLTLDPTLATPLPAGAGLLFASGDHLRYLAPSKPGNYVAAYRVYGADGQWATAEVNIAVRERDLATNNPPVPKTVTARVLAGDTVRVTIPLSGIDPDGDSVQFIGQETNPQKGAVVASGPDWMDFQAGAYAAGTDTFTYAVVDALGARATGTVRIGIAPRVGGARNPVAVEDDVTTRPGRTLNVQVLANDSDPDGSPLSVTAVTSLDGKAKAKIQGDIVVVTAPQQEGAYGFLYTIQNEQGGTSQAFLRVTVDKNAPPARPVVSDTVLGLSDILGRSTVDVNVLSNVFFADGPVSTLKLSVVSGYGGTATVTQGKRLHVTIAAKSQIIPFKVANPEDESVAGYGFVRVPGYDDALPQLKRGAPKLTVVSEKTLTIHLNDYIVAIGGRKVKLTDAATVRATHANGDDLVVNSDTLQYTSTTRYFGPASISFQVTDGSSANDPNGNVATIVLPIDVTPRENQPPVFTGALIDFEPGQSKTVDLTKLTSYPYAKDQNELQYSIQNPRPNGVSLSLSGQKLTISVGADVAKGSTPSISIGVKDAVNAGQAGRIDLNVVPSTRPLASPQPDRVIAPRGQTTTVDVLANDAATNPFPGKPLRVLAVRGLGGALPDGVSITPSSDNAVLQVSVSATAAPQDTTLQYEVADATNDPDRYTWGTVTVSVQDRPAPVSNVQIGAIGDRSLTLSWTPGAFNNSPITGFQVTMSSAATGAVLGTTQCTTTVCAITTPGNGPQNAVVLAVQARNALGLSDPTNYVEPVWSDVIPNAPANVGSTPLNNGLRITWNRPADAPGASPITSYLVTVGGITNAVQVGPADSGSYALNVTDPGIANGAAIGFTVASRNAFYQGRTTWNQTSGSGVPAGAPVLTGTAPSAAPNNADGSSATLSWPSVFGPNGKAITDYYAGVFQGGAQPGCSVTGVESGNPVLHVDPESSSFIHTQGGQATFSGLQANQTYNFVVYAYNGQGCTASAVVSATQRLQPGTVRGVTVTGPTPSSNDTWDYQATVDYQTGSGSSPVISYQLLGGGAVVDSGQLTGTSGTVSGAPGAHYGMPLTLSITQICETYPDGSQLCTQQNFTKQLGVAVSTAIGGQRFDAATGTFSWTSWPTGSGYSRVTYSCGGPEIDMPAVGSTAVCVAPPGAANPTLMVKVYANGDTYSTPYPASGMP; encoded by the coding sequence ATGATCCGCGCCTGGCTCCTGGCCCACAAGTCGATCGCGGCCACCGCCCTGAGCGGGACCGTGGTCGCGGCGGTCGTCGCGACGCTCGCGGTGGTGTCGGGGGGCTACAGCGCCCAGCACCTCCAGCTCAACGACGCGGCGGTCTGGGTGGCCAGCGACGCCAAGAAGGCGCTCGGCCGGGCGAACACGCAGATCGACTCGCTGAACTCGATCGTCCCCGGCACGGGCGAGGCGCTCGACGTCGTCCAGGACGGCCAGAACGTGTTGCTGCTGGACAAGGAGGCCAACACGGCCGCCGTCGTCGATCCGGCGACGGCGCAGGCCGGCAAGTCGGTGGCGCTGCCGCCGCGGTCGCCGCAGGTCGCCGTGGCGGGGGACCACGTCGCCATGCTGTCGCAGACCACCGGCCAGCTCTGGCTGACCTCGGTGTCCCAGCTCGAGCAGTTCAACTCGGGGTCGGCGCCGACCATGGACCTGGGCGGGCGCGCGGTCGGCGCGATGGACCCCTCCGGCGTCCTGTTCGCCTACCAGCCGGGCACGCGCAGCATGGTGCGCGTCGACCTCGGCGGGCAGCAGCCGGCCAGCTCCACCGAGCGGGTCCCGACGCGCGGGGCGGGCGCGCACATCCAGCTCACCTCCGCGGGCGGCCAGTGGGCGCTGTTCGACCCGGACGAGAAGACCCTGTGGGTGTCCGGGCGCGCGATCGACCTGGCGGCGGCGCTCGGCGAGGACTCCGATCCGATCCTCCAGGCGCCGTCGGCCGACGGCAGCGCGGTCTGGATCGCGACCTCCAGCGGCCTGATCCGCGTCCCGCTCGACGGCACAGCGCCCAAGCGCGTGCTCGGCACGGTGTCCGGAGCGCCCGCCGCCCCTGTCGTGGTGGGCGGCTGCGCGTACACGGCCTGGAACTCGGGCGCCGCCTGGCACACCTGCTCGACCCCGTCCTCCGGCACCCGGAGCACGCTGAGCCAGGTGCCGTCCGGCGCCGCGCTCGCCTTCCGGGTCAATCGCGACCGGGTGGTCCTCAACGACGTCAGATCCGGCGTCTCCTGGGCGGTGCAGAGCGGGAACACCCGCATCGACAACTGGGACGACCTGGTCTCCAAGAAGACGACGCAGGAGCTGGTGGACCAGTCCAAGCAGGACACCACGCCCCAGTACGCCAAGCAGGAGCAGCCGCCCGTCGCGGTGGACGACCAGTTCGGAGCCCGCCCCGGCCGGGTGACCCCGCTCCCTGTGCTGCTGAACGACTACGACCCGAACGGCGACGTCCTGACGATCGACTCGTTCACCGCGATCCCCGCGAGCCAGGGGACGATCGAGCTGACGAACTCCGATCAGCTGCTGCAGATCACGCTCCCGGAGACGGCGAGCGGTTCGCTCGGGTTCGACTACACGATCTCCGACGGCCGCGGCGGCACGGCGACCGCGCACGTGACGGTGACGGTCCGGACCCCGCAGGAGAACTCGCCTCCGGTCTGCGTCCGGCCGGCCAAGGCCGTCGTCCAGGCCGGCGGCCGGGTGACGACGTCCACCCTCAGCGAGTGCTACGACCCCGACGGCGACCCGTTCTACCTGGCCGGCGCTTCGGTTCCAGCGCCCGACACCGTGACCTACACGCCGCAGGGCCAGGTCGCCTACTCCGACCACGGCCAGGGCGGCGGGCTCAAGGACGTCGCCCTCGTGCTCTCCGACGGCCGCGCGGAGGGCGCCGGCCAGCTCGCCGTCACGGTGCAGCCGCCGGGCCAGGTGCCGATCATCGCCGACCCCTTCGCCGTCGTGGCGTACCAGGGCCAGGAGACGACGGTGCGCCCGCTCGACCACGTCCGCGGCGGCAACGGAGTGGTGCGGCTGAGCACGGTGCCCTCCAAGGCGGACGCGACGATCACGCCGGACTACCAGGGCGGGACGTTCCGGTTCGACTCCGACCAGGCCGGCACGCACAACATCGAGTACTCGGTCACGGACGGCGTGATCACGGCGACCGGCGTGGTGCGGGTCGAGGTGAAGGCGCCGCCCGGGGCGAACACGACTCCGATCGCCGTGCCGCACACCGCGTTCATCCGCGAGCAGTCCACGCAGGACGTCGACGTGCTCTCCACCGACATCGACCCCTCCGGGGGTGTGCTGCTGGTCACCGGGGTGACGGACCCCGCGGCGTCCACCGGCGTCAAGGTGCAGATCCTGCAGCAGCGGACCCTCCGGGTCTCGCTGACCCGGCCGCTCGCCGCCCCCGTCGACTTCCACTACCGGCTGAGCAACGGGCTGGCGGACGCCGAGGGCACGGTCACGGTGATCCAGCTCCCGCCCCTGACCGTGCACCAGCCGCCGATCGCGGTGCCGGACTCGGTCGCCGTGCGCGTGAGCGACACCGTCGACATCCCGGTGCTCGCCAACGACATCCAGCCCGACGGCGACAAGCTGACGCTGGACCCGACGCTCGCGACCCCGCTCCCGGCCGGCGCCGGCCTGCTGTTCGCCTCCGGCGACCACCTGCGCTACCTGGCGCCGTCGAAGCCCGGCAACTACGTCGCCGCCTACCGGGTCTACGGCGCCGACGGGCAGTGGGCCACCGCCGAGGTGAACATCGCCGTGCGCGAGCGCGACCTGGCCACGAACAACCCGCCGGTCCCGAAGACCGTGACCGCCCGCGTGCTCGCCGGCGACACGGTGCGCGTCACCATCCCGCTCTCCGGCATCGACCCGGACGGCGACTCCGTGCAGTTCATCGGGCAGGAGACCAACCCGCAGAAGGGCGCGGTCGTCGCCTCCGGACCGGACTGGATGGACTTCCAGGCCGGCGCCTACGCCGCGGGCACCGACACCTTCACCTACGCGGTCGTCGACGCGCTCGGCGCCCGGGCGACCGGGACCGTGCGGATCGGCATCGCGCCGCGGGTCGGAGGCGCGCGCAACCCCGTCGCGGTCGAGGACGACGTCACGACGCGGCCGGGGAGGACCCTCAACGTCCAGGTGCTGGCGAACGACTCCGACCCGGACGGCAGCCCGCTCAGCGTGACAGCCGTCACCTCGCTGGACGGCAAGGCCAAGGCGAAGATCCAGGGCGACATCGTGGTGGTGACCGCTCCGCAGCAAGAGGGCGCCTACGGGTTCCTCTACACGATCCAGAACGAGCAGGGCGGCACCAGTCAGGCGTTCCTGCGGGTCACCGTCGACAAGAACGCGCCTCCCGCGCGGCCGGTGGTGAGCGACACCGTGCTCGGACTCTCCGACATCCTCGGCCGGAGCACGGTCGACGTGAACGTGCTCTCCAACGTGTTCTTCGCCGACGGCCCGGTGTCGACGCTGAAGCTCTCGGTGGTGTCCGGCTACGGAGGCACGGCGACGGTCACACAAGGCAAGCGCCTGCACGTCACGATCGCGGCGAAGAGCCAGATCATCCCGTTCAAGGTGGCGAACCCGGAGGACGAGTCCGTCGCCGGGTACGGCTTCGTGCGGGTCCCCGGCTACGACGACGCGCTGCCGCAGCTCAAGCGCGGGGCGCCGAAGCTCACCGTGGTCAGCGAGAAGACGCTGACGATCCACCTGAACGACTACATCGTGGCGATCGGCGGCCGCAAGGTGAAGCTGACCGACGCTGCGACGGTGCGGGCGACGCACGCCAACGGCGACGACCTGGTGGTCAACTCGGACACCCTCCAGTACACCTCGACCACCCGGTACTTCGGCCCGGCGAGCATCTCGTTCCAGGTGACGGACGGCAGCAGCGCGAACGACCCGAACGGCAACGTCGCGACCATCGTGCTGCCCATCGACGTGACGCCGCGCGAGAACCAGCCCCCGGTGTTCACCGGTGCGCTGATCGACTTCGAGCCGGGCCAGTCCAAGACGGTCGACCTCACCAAGCTGACCAGCTACCCGTACGCGAAGGACCAGAACGAGCTCCAGTACTCGATCCAGAACCCGCGACCCAACGGGGTCTCGCTCTCGCTCTCCGGGCAGAAGCTGACCATCTCGGTGGGCGCCGACGTGGCGAAGGGCAGCACGCCCTCGATCTCGATCGGCGTCAAAGACGCCGTCAACGCCGGCCAGGCCGGCCGGATCGATCTCAACGTCGTGCCATCCACGCGGCCGCTGGCCAGCCCGCAGCCGGACCGGGTGATCGCGCCGCGCGGGCAGACGACGACGGTGGACGTGCTGGCGAACGACGCCGCGACGAACCCGTTCCCTGGCAAGCCGCTGCGCGTGCTCGCAGTGCGCGGGCTGGGCGGAGCGCTCCCCGACGGCGTGAGCATCACGCCGAGCTCCGACAACGCGGTGCTGCAGGTCTCGGTGTCGGCCACGGCGGCCCCGCAGGACACCACTCTGCAGTACGAGGTCGCCGACGCGACCAACGACCCCGACCGCTACACCTGGGGGACCGTCACCGTCTCGGTCCAGGATCGGCCCGCGCCGGTCTCCAATGTGCAGATCGGGGCCATCGGCGACCGCAGCCTGACGCTGAGCTGGACGCCCGGCGCGTTCAACAACTCGCCGATCACCGGCTTCCAGGTCACCATGTCGAGCGCGGCGACCGGGGCGGTCCTCGGCACCACGCAGTGCACCACGACGGTGTGCGCGATCACCACGCCGGGCAACGGGCCCCAGAACGCCGTCGTGCTCGCCGTGCAGGCCCGCAATGCGCTCGGGCTGTCGGATCCGACGAACTACGTCGAGCCGGTGTGGTCGGACGTGATCCCGAACGCTCCGGCGAACGTCGGCTCCACCCCGCTGAACAACGGGCTCCGGATCACCTGGAACCGCCCCGCCGACGCTCCAGGGGCCAGCCCGATCACGTCGTACCTCGTCACCGTGGGCGGCATCACCAACGCCGTCCAGGTCGGACCGGCGGACAGCGGCAGCTACGCCCTGAACGTCACGGACCCGGGGATCGCGAACGGCGCGGCGATCGGGTTCACGGTGGCGAGCCGCAATGCGTTCTACCAGGGCAGGACGACCTGGAACCAGACCTCGGGGAGCGGTGTGCCCGCCGGCGCCCCTGTGCTGACCGGGACGGCTCCGAGCGCGGCGCCGAACAACGCGGACGGATCGAGCGCCACCCTGTCCTGGCCGAGCGTCTTCGGCCCCAACGGCAAGGCGATCACCGATTACTACGCCGGCGTCTTCCAGGGCGGAGCCCAGCCGGGCTGCAGCGTGACGGGAGTGGAAAGCGGCAACCCGGTGCTGCACGTCGACCCGGAGTCGTCCTCCTTCATCCACACCCAGGGCGGCCAGGCCACCTTCAGCGGCCTGCAGGCCAACCAGACCTACAACTTCGTCGTCTACGCCTACAACGGCCAGGGGTGCACCGCGAGCGCCGTCGTCTCCGCCACACAGCGCCTCCAGCCGGGAACGGTGCGCGGCGTGACCGTGACCGGCCCGACGCCGAGCTCGAACGACACCTGGGACTACCAGGCGACGGTCGACTACCAGACCGGCAGCGGGTCCAGCCCGGTCATCAGCTACCAGCTCCTCGGCGGCGGCGCCGTGGTGGACAGCGGGCAGCTCACCGGCACCAGCGGCACCGTCTCCGGGGCGCCCGGAGCGCACTACGGCATGCCGCTCACACTGAGCATCACGCAGATCTGCGAGACCTACCCCGACGGCAGCCAGCTCTGCACGCAGCAGAACTTCACCAAGCAGCTGGGCGTCGCCGTCAGCACGGCCATCGGCGGCCAGCGCTTCGACGCGGCCACCGGCACCTTCAGCTGGACGAGCTGGCCGACCGGCTCCGGGTACAGCCGTGTGACGTACAGCTGCGGCGGTCCCGAGATCGACATGCCGGCCGTCGGGTCGACCGCGGTCTGCGTCGCACCCCCTGGCGCGGCGAACCCGACCCTGATGGTGAAGGTCTACGCCAATGGCGACACGTACAGCACCCCGTATCCAGCCTCAGGCATGCCATGA
- a CDS encoding FHA domain-containing protein, producing MTPGFTRYAPTAGPSRWLLIAGRRFVACVESTAADSIVDAVWWLADSDLATIESVVGAFPLAGPDSVRSFAVAELSEPNAAGEIVVTAVVRGSAALDVFSVGGARRFGSGGVQPWVLAEFRNVTGLAVGGDDLPTGSVARLAIGSLPIGLGVVDGELLTWSNSPIERVERTADRKAPAVEGSARPGAEPPLTELDETIIRERNRSSSLFSRADDADAPATAGLAESPEAAPVVQPVPAAHELPGAVDIEEPGAATERPDLRDTPGIGRPPLPGAVPPPADEPEPAAPPQRFAVRVVPGDIMELDVPIVIGRKPALQRVESGVTPRLVAVQSPEHEVSSTHVRIERSGDAVVVTDLRSTNGTRVHRPGGSADRLRPGESTVVLAGTVVEIGDGNIIEITAVPAGGTTGTPRPLPEADRREEGRE from the coding sequence GTGACTCCCGGCTTCACCCGCTACGCCCCGACCGCGGGCCCGTCGCGCTGGCTGCTGATAGCCGGCCGCCGGTTCGTCGCCTGCGTCGAGAGCACGGCCGCCGACAGCATCGTTGATGCGGTGTGGTGGCTGGCCGACTCCGACCTCGCCACGATCGAGTCGGTGGTCGGCGCGTTCCCGCTCGCCGGGCCGGACAGCGTGCGCTCGTTCGCGGTCGCCGAGCTGAGCGAGCCGAACGCCGCGGGCGAGATCGTCGTGACGGCGGTGGTGCGCGGCTCCGCCGCGCTCGACGTGTTCTCGGTCGGCGGCGCGCGGCGATTCGGCTCGGGGGGAGTGCAGCCCTGGGTGCTGGCGGAGTTCCGCAACGTGACCGGTCTCGCCGTCGGAGGGGACGACCTCCCGACCGGGTCGGTGGCGCGGCTGGCCATCGGCTCCCTCCCGATCGGTCTCGGCGTGGTCGACGGTGAGCTGCTGACCTGGTCGAACTCCCCGATCGAGCGCGTCGAGCGCACCGCCGACCGGAAGGCTCCCGCGGTCGAGGGCTCCGCGCGGCCCGGCGCCGAGCCTCCGCTCACCGAGCTGGACGAGACGATCATCCGGGAGCGCAACCGCAGCTCCAGCCTGTTCTCGCGTGCAGACGACGCCGACGCCCCCGCGACGGCCGGCCTGGCGGAGTCCCCGGAGGCCGCGCCCGTCGTCCAGCCCGTCCCGGCCGCCCACGAACTGCCCGGCGCCGTCGACATCGAGGAGCCCGGCGCGGCGACCGAGCGCCCCGACCTGCGCGACACGCCCGGAATCGGCCGGCCGCCGCTTCCCGGGGCCGTTCCGCCGCCGGCCGACGAGCCGGAGCCCGCCGCGCCGCCGCAGCGCTTCGCCGTCCGCGTCGTCCCGGGGGACATCATGGAGCTCGACGTTCCGATCGTGATCGGCCGCAAGCCCGCCCTCCAGCGCGTGGAGTCGGGCGTCACGCCGCGCCTGGTCGCGGTGCAGTCGCCCGAGCATGAGGTCTCGTCCACCCACGTCCGCATCGAGCGATCGGGGGACGCCGTGGTGGTCACCGACCTCCGCTCGACCAACGGCACGCGCGTTCACCGGCCGGGCGGGAGCGCCGACCGGCTGCGCCCCGGGGAGTCCACCGTCGTCCTCGCGGGCACGGTTGTGGAGATCGGCGACGGTAATATCATCGAGATCACCGCCGTCCCGGCCGGCGGCACCACGGGGACCCCGCGGCCGCTGCCGGAAGCGGACCGTCGAGAAGAAGGACGCGAGTGA
- a CDS encoding serine/threonine-protein kinase gives MPSQPPNLPGFSYVRVLGSGGFADVFLYEQNMPRRQVAVKVMLAEVVTSQVKQMFQAEANLMAQLSTHPSILTVYQASVSSDGRPYLVMELCSSAIGQRYRSDPLPVPEVLSIGVRIASAVETAHRAGVLHRDIKPSNILTTAYGHPVLSDFGIAATLSEADVTEAIGLSIPWSAPEVLLDETSGTVASEVWSIGATVYSLLAGRSPFEQPGKENTSAELIQRITKGRPQPIARPDVPPRLEQILMRSMSRKSSARQRSALELIRELQSVEAELGLPQTPIEVAMDDWALATADDPEERTRVKGVMAVDPGSVRRRRRRAAPAAVASTRAPTRTIVRESGAGSAPTSPPAPPARISRALIGALIACAALVVVLAVTAAVVLVRANASGDIPTVRDLSGRVSQGTIVFTWSDPGLESSDSYQVTVDDQPPSSQRATEFRVDAKPGQTVCVTITVNRDGKTGSPSGQKCVQRTDSP, from the coding sequence TTGCCTTCACAGCCGCCGAACCTCCCTGGCTTCTCGTACGTCAGGGTGCTCGGTTCGGGCGGCTTCGCCGACGTGTTCCTGTACGAGCAGAACATGCCGCGCAGGCAGGTCGCGGTCAAGGTCATGCTGGCCGAAGTCGTCACCAGCCAGGTCAAGCAGATGTTCCAGGCCGAGGCCAATCTGATGGCCCAGCTCAGCACGCACCCCTCGATCCTCACGGTGTATCAGGCGAGCGTCTCCTCGGACGGCCGGCCGTACCTGGTGATGGAGCTGTGCTCGTCGGCGATCGGCCAGCGCTACCGCTCCGACCCGCTGCCGGTGCCGGAGGTGCTGAGCATCGGCGTGCGGATCGCGAGCGCGGTCGAGACCGCGCACCGCGCCGGCGTGCTGCACCGCGACATCAAGCCGTCCAACATCCTCACCACCGCCTACGGGCACCCGGTCCTCAGCGACTTCGGCATCGCCGCAACGCTCAGCGAGGCGGACGTCACCGAGGCGATCGGTCTCTCGATCCCGTGGTCCGCCCCTGAGGTGCTGCTCGACGAGACCAGCGGCACGGTCGCCAGCGAGGTCTGGTCGATCGGCGCGACGGTCTACTCGCTGCTGGCCGGCCGGTCGCCGTTCGAGCAGCCGGGCAAGGAGAACACCTCGGCCGAGCTGATCCAGCGCATCACCAAGGGCCGCCCGCAGCCGATCGCCCGCCCGGACGTCCCGCCGCGGCTGGAGCAGATCCTGATGCGCTCGATGTCGCGCAAGTCGTCCGCCCGGCAGCGCAGCGCTCTGGAGCTGATCCGCGAGCTGCAGTCGGTGGAGGCCGAGCTCGGGCTGCCGCAGACCCCGATCGAGGTCGCGATGGACGACTGGGCGCTGGCCACGGCCGACGATCCGGAGGAGCGCACGCGCGTCAAGGGCGTCATGGCCGTCGACCCCGGCTCGGTCCGGAGGCGCAGGCGCCGTGCCGCGCCCGCGGCGGTGGCATCCACCCGGGCGCCGACGCGCACGATCGTCCGGGAGTCCGGCGCTGGCAGCGCGCCGACCTCCCCGCCCGCGCCGCCCGCGCGCATCTCGCGCGCGCTCATCGGCGCGCTGATCGCCTGCGCGGCCCTCGTCGTGGTGCTGGCCGTCACGGCGGCCGTCGTGCTGGTACGGGCGAACGCCTCCGGCGACATCCCGACCGTGCGCGACCTGAGCGGCCGGGTGAGCCAGGGCACCATCGTCTTCACCTGGAGCGACCCGGGCTTGGAGAGCAGTGACAGCTACCAGGTGACGGTGGACGACCAGCCGCCGAGCAGCCAGCGCGCGACGGAGTTCCGCGTCGACGCCAAGCCGGGCCAGACGGTGTGCGTCACCATCACCGTGAACCGGGACGGCAAGACCGGCTCGCCGAGCGGCCAGAAGTGCGTCCAGAGGACCGACTCGCCATGA